One part of the Thermoanaerobacterium sp. CMT5567-10 genome encodes these proteins:
- the rimO gene encoding 30S ribosomal protein S12 methylthiotransferase RimO, with protein sequence MVNVGIISLGCAKNTVDSEKMLGIIKEKGYNIVNNENDADVLIINTCGFIESAKRESINYIIEMGKLKEKRLKSLIAAGCLSERYKEELLSNLPELDAVIGTGDFLKIYEIIESTLNGKRVLEYGHADKLDDANSPRMLSTPKHYGYLKIAEGCNNKCSFCIIPKLRGHYRSVKIEDLVNEAKIMAKNGVRELILIAQDTTKYGIDIYKKFMLPTLLRELSKIDEIKWIRILYAYPDSITDELIEEIRTNSKLLKYIDMPLQHSNNNVLKRMKRNTQKEKIEEIIDKLRTISGMVIRTTFIVGFPGETDAEFDDLKDFIKEKKFNKLGVFTYSREEDTEAYDMPDQVPEKIKQKRYNEIMLLQRNISLNNNKSLIGTELEIVVEGYKDGLYYGRSYIDAPDIDGVTFVKADRKLNIGDFVKVRISKAFDYDLMGELL encoded by the coding sequence ATGGTAAATGTCGGAATAATATCACTGGGTTGTGCAAAAAACACAGTTGATTCTGAAAAAATGCTTGGAATAATAAAAGAAAAAGGATATAACATTGTAAATAACGAAAATGATGCCGATGTATTGATTATAAACACTTGCGGATTTATTGAAAGTGCTAAGCGTGAATCAATTAATTATATAATTGAAATGGGTAAGCTTAAAGAAAAAAGATTAAAATCTTTAATAGCAGCTGGTTGTTTATCTGAAAGATATAAAGAAGAACTTCTAAGCAATTTACCAGAATTAGATGCTGTTATAGGAACTGGTGATTTTCTAAAAATATATGAAATAATCGAAAGTACTTTAAATGGCAAGCGTGTTTTAGAATATGGCCATGCTGATAAATTAGATGATGCAAACTCACCGAGAATGTTAAGTACTCCAAAACATTATGGTTATTTGAAGATTGCAGAAGGGTGTAATAATAAATGTTCTTTTTGTATAATACCAAAGCTTAGAGGTCATTATAGAAGTGTTAAAATTGAGGATTTAGTTAATGAAGCGAAAATAATGGCTAAAAATGGTGTAAGAGAATTAATTTTGATTGCACAAGATACAACAAAATATGGCATTGATATATATAAGAAATTTATGTTACCAACTTTATTGAGAGAATTGTCTAAAATAGATGAAATAAAATGGATAAGAATTTTATATGCTTATCCAGACAGCATAACTGATGAACTAATAGAAGAAATCAGAACAAATAGTAAATTACTGAAATATATTGATATGCCATTGCAACATTCAAATAATAATGTTCTTAAACGGATGAAAAGAAATACACAAAAAGAAAAAATTGAAGAAATAATAGACAAACTTCGTACTATTTCTGGGATGGTAATAAGGACAACATTTATAGTTGGATTTCCAGGTGAGACAGATGCTGAATTCGATGATTTGAAAGACTTTATCAAAGAAAAGAAATTTAATAAATTGGGTGTATTTACGTATTCTAGAGAGGAAGATACTGAAGCGTATGATATGCCAGATCAAGTTCCAGAAAAGATAAAGCAAAAACGGTACAACGAAATAATGCTTTTACAAAGAAATATATCTTTGAATAATAATAAGAGCTTAATAGGTACTGAATTAGAAATTGTTGTAGAGGGTTATAAAGACGGTTTATATTATGGTAGAAGTTATATTGACGCACCCGATATTGACGGGGTTACTTTTGTCAAGGCAGATAGAAAATTAAATATTGGCGATTTTGTCAAAGTTAGAATCTCCAAAGCGTTTGATTATGATTTAATGGGGGAGTTGTTGTGA
- a CDS encoding DNA double-strand break repair nuclease NurA, with translation MLNRSKLILLINTLVESEKKVFNTLIEDLKNALDEFNKLKGTEDELIKKIKSSKTSWLTAIPIESLNDIKPVCEITKDYSVIAVDGSQIMPDRHEVRLCYLINIGYVIFNYGKNSNAELKSEPTLYFNEDDLYKEYGGIKTLINAKDITFKRTIMEYNKVAECISRVQDENKIAFIDGTLIEWMVQGDPNEKFIIDSILRTFNTAQKFNTPIVGYISSPKSNDFINMLRISLCPQDLVNCNNCPYLKNDKSLPCSIINKINDADLFFKILKNGERSPLFLSTSHILENYGEHKIAFFYLNTGHEIARIEIPYWVADDKRNLDLVHFICYDQSKKGNGYPISLSEAHEQAVVTGADRDLFYGMLSNLYIKNGIKVSRSYKSQRKRSSIL, from the coding sequence TTGCTAAATAGGTCAAAATTAATTCTTTTGATTAACACTTTGGTTGAGAGTGAAAAAAAGGTATTTAATACGTTGATTGAGGATTTGAAAAATGCTCTTGACGAATTTAATAAATTAAAGGGCACAGAAGATGAATTGATTAAAAAGATAAAGTCAAGCAAAACATCTTGGCTTACTGCAATTCCTATAGAAAGCTTAAATGATATAAAGCCTGTATGCGAAATAACAAAAGACTATAGTGTTATAGCAGTAGATGGTTCTCAAATCATGCCTGATAGGCATGAAGTTCGCTTATGCTACTTGATAAACATAGGCTATGTAATATTTAATTACGGGAAAAATTCAAATGCCGAATTAAAATCAGAACCGACTTTATATTTTAATGAAGATGATCTGTATAAGGAATATGGTGGAATAAAAACATTAATTAACGCAAAAGATATAACATTTAAAAGAACAATTATGGAATACAACAAAGTTGCCGAATGTATATCAAGAGTACAAGACGAAAATAAAATCGCTTTTATTGACGGAACTTTGATTGAATGGATGGTACAGGGAGATCCTAATGAGAAATTTATAATTGACAGCATACTTAGAACTTTTAATACTGCTCAAAAGTTTAACACACCTATTGTTGGGTATATTAGTTCACCTAAAAGCAATGATTTTATAAATATGCTTCGGATATCATTGTGTCCACAAGATCTTGTAAATTGCAATAATTGTCCTTATCTAAAAAATGATAAAAGTTTGCCATGTAGCATAATAAACAAAATAAATGACGCAGATTTATTCTTTAAAATACTTAAAAATGGAGAGAGGTCTCCATTATTTTTAAGTACATCACATATATTGGAAAATTACGGTGAGCATAAAATTGCTTTCTTTTATCTCAATACAGGACATGAAATTGCCAGAATAGAAATTCCATATTGGGTTGCAGATGATAAAAGAAATTTAGATTTAGTACATTTCATATGCTATGATCAGTCAAAAAAAGGAAATGGATACCCTATATCGCTATCAGAAGCACACGAACAAGCCGTTGTTACAGGTGCTGATAGAGATTTGTTTTATGGTATGTTATCAAATTTATATATTAAAAACGGCATAAAAGTATCACGTTCATATAAATCACAGAGAAAAAGGAGTAGTATTTTATGA
- a CDS encoding DNA translocase FtsK, translating to MKVKAKNNFRDEILGIIFLTFSIISLISLYSDTTGIVGKEIVILLKSLFGIGAYALSLLIFIYALFLLFKSKDFLDYKKIIYLLIIFLCFISIAQIYLYHDIGLFKNYVIESVKYGNKNSGGGAIAAIIVFVLIKFLGIVGSWLLLIATAIICGIILTDISFIEAIKSAYKYIFKLIDLYKSKKEVLKIENKDNMPTTIEKEPISKRERKKIKHGKEEELKIIQPVFEEKEEKVNQIENDIQSIKKGNEEKANDNYIYPPITLLKEGTPQQKLNNNLIIENARKLEQTLKNFAIDAKVVQVSRGPAITRFEIQPSPGVKVSRIVSLTDDIALSLAAPSVRIEAPIPGKSAVGIEVPNEKISVVTLREVLDTKKFRDSKSDLTIALGKDITGNIIVADLSKMPHLLIAGATGSGKSVCINTLIVSLLFKASPDKVKMILIDPKVVELNIYNGIPHLLTPVVTDPKKAAGVLNWAVNEMTERYKTFAENNVRDIDGYNKIHSVNAMPKIVVIVDELSDLMMVSPAEVEEYICRLAQMARAAGIYLVIATQRPSVDVITGVIKANIPSRISFAVTSQIDSRTILDMAGAEKLLGKGDMLYYPIGESKPIRVQGAFISDKEVEDIVNFLKTNTSEPKYEEIFVEPKNSLNKDIEEDELMNDAINVIIETGQASISMLQRRLRIGYARAARIIDQMEQKGIISGYDGSKPRQILLSEEEIKKITGR from the coding sequence ATGAAAGTAAAAGCAAAAAACAATTTTCGTGATGAAATACTTGGTATAATATTTTTAACTTTTTCAATTATTTCATTAATTAGCCTTTATTCAGATACGACTGGTATTGTTGGTAAAGAAATAGTAATTTTGTTAAAAAGTTTATTTGGTATTGGAGCATATGCCTTATCTCTATTAATTTTTATATATGCATTATTTCTTTTATTTAAAAGTAAAGACTTTTTAGATTATAAGAAAATTATTTATCTATTAATTATATTTTTATGTTTTATAAGTATAGCTCAAATATATTTGTATCATGATATTGGACTTTTTAAAAATTATGTAATCGAAAGCGTAAAATATGGCAATAAAAACTCAGGTGGTGGTGCGATTGCTGCTATTATTGTATTTGTACTTATCAAGTTTTTAGGAATCGTAGGAAGTTGGTTACTATTAATCGCCACAGCAATTATTTGCGGTATAATTCTTACAGATATCTCTTTCATTGAAGCTATAAAATCAGCATATAAATACATATTTAAATTGATAGACTTATATAAAAGCAAAAAAGAGGTATTAAAAATAGAAAATAAAGACAATATGCCAACTACAATAGAAAAGGAGCCTATAAGTAAAAGGGAAAGAAAAAAAATAAAACATGGTAAGGAAGAAGAATTAAAAATTATCCAACCAGTTTTTGAAGAAAAAGAAGAAAAAGTAAATCAGATAGAAAATGATATTCAATCAATAAAAAAGGGAAATGAGGAAAAAGCAAATGATAATTATATTTATCCTCCTATAACTTTGTTGAAAGAAGGTACACCACAACAAAAACTTAATAATAATTTAATAATAGAAAACGCTAGAAAATTAGAGCAAACTCTGAAAAACTTTGCTATTGATGCAAAAGTAGTTCAGGTCAGCAGAGGACCAGCTATTACAAGATTCGAAATACAGCCAAGTCCTGGTGTTAAAGTTAGTAGAATAGTTAGTTTAACTGACGATATTGCATTAAGCCTTGCGGCACCATCTGTAAGGATTGAAGCGCCAATTCCGGGTAAATCTGCTGTTGGCATTGAAGTACCAAACGAAAAGATATCGGTTGTAACCCTCCGAGAAGTTCTTGATACGAAAAAGTTTAGAGATAGCAAATCAGATTTAACAATAGCATTAGGCAAAGATATCACTGGAAATATAATTGTTGCTGATCTATCTAAAATGCCACATTTATTAATAGCTGGTGCTACAGGTTCAGGAAAAAGTGTCTGTATAAATACATTGATTGTAAGCCTCTTATTTAAAGCTTCTCCCGACAAAGTGAAGATGATATTAATAGATCCAAAAGTTGTCGAATTAAATATATATAATGGGATTCCACATTTACTTACGCCTGTTGTTACTGATCCTAAAAAAGCTGCAGGTGTTCTTAACTGGGCTGTCAATGAAATGACAGAAAGGTATAAAACTTTTGCAGAAAACAATGTTAGAGATATTGATGGATATAATAAAATACATAGCGTCAATGCAATGCCTAAAATAGTCGTTATTGTTGATGAATTGTCAGATCTTATGATGGTATCACCTGCCGAAGTAGAAGAATACATATGCAGATTAGCACAAATGGCAAGAGCTGCTGGTATATATTTAGTGATTGCAACACAGAGACCTTCAGTAGATGTAATAACAGGTGTCATAAAGGCCAATATACCATCACGAATATCATTTGCAGTTACATCTCAAATAGATTCGCGAACCATATTGGATATGGCAGGTGCAGAAAAATTGCTAGGGAAAGGTGATATGCTGTACTATCCGATTGGTGAATCAAAACCAATACGCGTTCAAGGTGCTTTTATATCTGATAAAGAGGTAGAGGATATAGTAAACTTTTTAAAAACAAATACATCAGAGCCAAAATATGAAGAAATATTTGTTGAGCCTAAAAATTCATTAAATAAAGATATAGAAGAAGATGAATTAATGAACGATGCAATTAATGTTATTATAGAAACCGGACAAGCTTCTATATCAATGTTGCAAAGAAGGCTTCGTATAGGGTATGCCAGAGCAGCTAGAATAATTGATCAAATGGAACAAAAGGGAATTATAAGCGGTTATGATGGTTCCAAACCAAGGCAAATATTGCTTTCAGAAGAGGAAATAAAAAAGATAACGGGTAGATAA
- the recA gene encoding recombinase RecA: MIEKQKALDMAINQIERQFGKGSIMRLGDNSKLNVEVISTGSIDLDIALGVGGVPRGRIIEIFGPESSGKTTIALHILAEAQKLGGTGAFIDAEHALDPAYAKNVGVNIDNLLVSQPDTGEQALEIVEALVRSGAIDVIVIDSVAALVPKAEIDGDMGDAHVGLQARLMSQALRKLSGVISKTRSVAVFINQLREKVGVMFGNPETTPGGRALKFYSTIRLDVRKVDAIKQGNDVVGNRTRVKVVKNKVAPPFKQAEFDIMYGEGISREGSILDLAASIDIIDKSGAWYSYGDIRLGQGRENAKQYLKDNKPIADEIENKIRENFNLLVTTKKSVSDNGIEQD, from the coding sequence ATGATAGAAAAACAAAAAGCCCTTGATATGGCTATAAATCAAATCGAAAGACAATTTGGGAAAGGCTCGATAATGAGACTTGGCGATAACAGCAAACTTAATGTAGAGGTTATTTCGACTGGCTCTATTGACCTTGATATAGCTTTAGGAGTGGGAGGAGTACCAAGAGGAAGAATCATAGAAATATTTGGTCCAGAATCTTCTGGTAAAACGACTATTGCACTGCATATATTAGCTGAAGCACAGAAATTAGGAGGAACCGGTGCATTTATCGATGCTGAACATGCATTGGATCCCGCATACGCCAAAAACGTTGGTGTTAACATTGATAATTTATTAGTTTCCCAACCTGATACTGGTGAACAAGCTCTTGAGATCGTGGAGGCACTTGTGCGAAGCGGTGCTATCGATGTAATAGTGATCGATTCTGTTGCTGCTCTCGTTCCAAAAGCAGAGATAGATGGTGATATGGGCGATGCTCATGTAGGATTACAGGCAAGACTCATGTCACAAGCTTTAAGAAAATTATCTGGCGTTATAAGTAAGACAAGATCTGTAGCTGTTTTCATAAACCAGCTTCGAGAAAAAGTTGGCGTAATGTTTGGAAATCCGGAGACAACTCCTGGCGGTAGAGCTTTAAAATTTTACTCTACGATTCGCCTTGATGTAAGAAAAGTAGATGCTATAAAGCAGGGCAATGATGTTGTAGGCAATAGAACACGGGTAAAAGTTGTAAAAAACAAAGTTGCACCTCCATTTAAGCAAGCAGAATTTGACATCATGTATGGCGAAGGCATATCTAGAGAAGGCAGCATCTTGGATTTAGCTGCAAGCATCGATATAATAGACAAAAGTGGTGCATGGTATTCTTACGGCGACATAAGGCTTGGGCAGGGCAGAGAAAACGCAAAACAGTATTTGAAAGATAATAAGCCAATTGCAGATGAAATAGAAAATAAAATTAGAGAAAATTTTAATCTTTTAGTAACAACAAAAAAGTCAGTTAGTGACAACGGAATTGAACAAGATTAG
- a CDS encoding competence/damage-inducible protein A, which yields MKCEIISVGTELLLGQIANTDAKFLSEKLTSLGIDVYFQTNVGDNKNRLLECLKIASNRSDIIILTGGLGPTMDDLTKETVAEFFELKLIEDADTKLKIEAYFKKSMRKMTQNNYKQALFPEGSKILSNDNGTAPGCIFEKNGKKVVILPGPPSELIPMFNNYVYPFLKSLSNDIIVSRVIKIFGIGESQVETMVSDILLSKNPTVAPLIRNGFVTLRITAKSDDVQKAKKMIDDIETSLRKIFGEYIFGVDDDTMESIVLNLLKDKGFTLSTAESCTGGLLSEKITSVPGASEVFKFGAITYSNESKENILEVSSEIIRRHGAVSEETAREMAMNVKNISKTDYGLSITGIAGPSGGTIEKPVGLVYIGLAYKDEVYVKKLISNGNRDKVRLNSAMHALDMLRRHLTGLKIDY from the coding sequence TTGAAATGTGAGATAATATCTGTCGGTACAGAGCTTCTTCTTGGGCAAATAGCAAATACAGATGCAAAATTTTTATCCGAAAAGTTAACCTCATTGGGAATTGATGTCTACTTTCAAACCAATGTAGGTGATAATAAAAATAGGCTTTTAGAATGTCTAAAAATTGCTTCAAATCGCTCTGATATCATAATATTAACTGGTGGTTTAGGTCCAACAATGGATGATTTAACTAAAGAAACGGTGGCAGAATTTTTTGAACTTAAACTTATTGAAGACGCAGATACAAAATTAAAGATTGAAGCGTATTTTAAAAAATCAATGAGGAAAATGACGCAAAATAATTACAAGCAAGCTTTATTTCCAGAAGGTTCTAAAATTTTGTCAAATGACAATGGTACAGCACCAGGATGTATTTTTGAAAAAAACGGCAAAAAAGTTGTGATATTGCCTGGACCTCCTTCAGAATTGATACCTATGTTTAATAATTATGTTTACCCGTTCCTAAAGTCATTAAGCAACGACATTATTGTTTCTAGGGTAATAAAAATATTTGGCATAGGAGAATCACAAGTTGAGACGATGGTAAGCGATATATTGTTATCAAAAAACCCAACTGTTGCGCCACTTATTAGAAATGGTTTTGTTACATTAAGAATAACTGCCAAGTCTGATGATGTTCAAAAGGCCAAAAAAATGATTGATGACATTGAAACAAGTTTGAGAAAAATTTTTGGTGAATATATTTTTGGTGTAGATGATGATACTATGGAATCAATAGTTCTTAATTTGCTGAAAGACAAAGGATTTACGCTTTCTACGGCTGAATCATGCACAGGTGGATTGTTATCAGAAAAAATTACAAGCGTACCAGGTGCTTCTGAAGTCTTTAAATTTGGCGCAATAACATACAGTAACGAATCAAAAGAAAATATTTTGGAAGTTTCGAGCGAGATTATCAGACGACATGGTGCTGTAAGTGAAGAGACGGCAAGAGAAATGGCTATGAACGTAAAAAATATTTCAAAAACAGACTACGGACTATCTATTACAGGAATAGCTGGCCCAAGTGGAGGTACGATTGAGAAACCTGTTGGATTAGTATATATTGGACTTGCATACAAAGATGAAGTATACGTAAAAAAATTAATTTCAAATGGTAATAGAGATAAAGTAAGATTAAATTCTGCAATGCATGCACTTGACATGTTGAGAAGACATTTGACTGGATTAAAAATTGACTATTAA
- a CDS encoding HAS-barrel domain-containing protein produces the protein MNHIGEVIETSTLRFTCQSVKLNDGPDFGSFVKAISNDITIYGIVYNVSTMSDDQTRRPVAFGLSEEELKMQQPQIFELMHTYFDVQIIGYKKDTYIGLVPPKPVKIHAFTYQCDDIDLNDIRADLNFIKYILNGKTGVEDELIAAAIRNLYYATDHEESYLIDVGKELIRLLKNDFDRYVTIKRMCNI, from the coding sequence ATGAATCATATTGGCGAAGTAATAGAAACAAGTACGTTAAGATTCACATGCCAATCTGTAAAGTTAAATGATGGTCCTGATTTTGGAAGTTTTGTAAAGGCAATATCAAACGATATAACTATATATGGTATTGTCTATAATGTTTCCACGATGAGTGATGATCAAACAAGAAGGCCAGTTGCATTTGGATTATCCGAAGAAGAGTTAAAAATGCAACAACCACAGATTTTTGAATTGATGCATACGTATTTTGATGTTCAAATAATAGGCTATAAAAAAGACACATATATAGGATTAGTCCCGCCTAAGCCAGTAAAAATACACGCATTTACTTATCAATGTGATGACATTGATTTAAATGATATAAGGGCAGATCTCAACTTTATAAAATATATATTAAACGGAAAAACAGGTGTAGAAGATGAACTTATTGCAGCTGCTATAAGAAACTTATATTATGCTACAGATCATGAAGAATCTTATTTAATAGATGTAGGTAAGGAATTAATAAGATTATTGAAAAATGATTTTGATAGATATGTAACAATAAAAAGGATGTGTAACATATGA
- a CDS encoding ATP-binding protein, with protein sequence MKGKLFRGSISSGLDIKLTGDSIIEDIKVGNFVVVTGKKNKYLCMVTDIKYEAVNPQIMISGTDFDSEIDEKIIEGTGVYGVITLSPMIQVDENQNALTVKSIPSYGSYALDADKDDIYAVFGEPSDENFYIGTPPEMDIPICINLKKLVERSTGIFGRAGTGKTYLTRLLLSGLVKSKLAVSLIFDAHNEYGYGAKSENSGYVKGLKQLFGSKVAIFTLDRESSLRRQVPIDGVLNIAYNQITPDDILLLNSMLNLNSTAIESIYQIMKKEGNNWLYNFLNIDASEIDEYALEIGANGSSLQALRRKLERFTKLPFLMNATPNDCIKQIMDYLQNGINVVIEFGNVSTLGYMLVANIITRHIHDMYVKKSEEAIANNSKGPIPLVIAVEEAHRFLDPSISKETTMGEIAREMRKYNVTLLIVDQRTSQIDTEVMSQIGTKITCRLEDENDINSFLSGVNNASKLRNVLASLDQKQQALIIGHAVPMPVVIKTRNYDHEFYKDVSTFNDSDFIDKPFLELIEKEKIDELFPD encoded by the coding sequence ATGAAAGGTAAACTTTTTAGAGGTTCTATATCATCTGGTCTAGACATTAAGCTTACAGGAGACAGCATTATAGAGGATATAAAAGTTGGCAATTTTGTTGTCGTCACTGGAAAGAAAAATAAATATTTATGCATGGTAACAGATATTAAATATGAAGCTGTGAATCCTCAAATCATGATAAGTGGAACAGATTTTGATAGCGAGATAGACGAAAAAATAATAGAAGGAACAGGAGTGTACGGTGTTATTACACTATCCCCAATGATACAAGTCGATGAAAATCAGAATGCATTGACTGTTAAATCAATACCATCTTATGGTTCATATGCTTTAGACGCAGATAAAGACGATATATATGCAGTTTTTGGAGAGCCTTCGGATGAGAATTTCTACATCGGTACACCACCTGAAATGGACATTCCAATTTGCATAAATTTGAAAAAACTTGTTGAAAGAAGCACAGGTATCTTTGGACGTGCAGGTACAGGAAAAACGTACTTGACAAGACTATTATTGTCTGGATTAGTAAAATCCAAGCTTGCTGTAAGCCTCATTTTTGATGCTCACAACGAATATGGTTATGGTGCAAAAAGCGAAAACAGTGGTTATGTAAAGGGATTAAAGCAATTATTTGGAAGCAAAGTTGCTATATTTACTTTAGACAGAGAATCTTCTTTACGAAGACAAGTACCTATAGACGGTGTTTTAAATATAGCTTACAATCAAATAACTCCTGATGATATTTTACTTTTAAATTCTATGTTGAACTTGAATAGTACAGCAATCGAGAGTATATATCAAATAATGAAAAAAGAAGGCAATAATTGGTTGTATAACTTTTTAAACATAGATGCATCAGAAATCGATGAATATGCATTGGAAATAGGTGCTAATGGAAGTTCACTGCAGGCTTTAAGAAGAAAATTAGAAAGATTCACAAAATTACCTTTTTTAATGAATGCGACTCCAAATGACTGTATTAAACAGATAATGGATTATTTACAGAATGGAATAAATGTCGTAATAGAATTTGGTAATGTATCTACATTAGGCTACATGTTAGTAGCGAACATAATAACGCGTCATATTCATGACATGTATGTTAAAAAATCTGAAGAAGCTATAGCAAACAACAGCAAAGGCCCCATACCTTTAGTCATTGCAGTGGAAGAAGCACATAGATTTTTAGATCCATCTATTTCTAAAGAGACTACAATGGGGGAAATAGCAAGAGAAATGAGAAAATATAATGTTACATTGTTGATTGTGGATCAGAGGACATCTCAAATTGACACAGAAGTAATGTCACAAATTGGCACAAAAATTACATGCAGACTGGAAGATGAAAATGATATAAATTCATTTTTATCCGGTGTAAATAACGCTTCAAAATTAAGAAATGTATTGGCAAGCCTTGACCAAAAGCAACAAGCTTTAATAATAGGCCATGCTGTACCAATGCCAGTTGTCATTAAGACAAGAAATTATGATCATGAATTTTATAAGGATGTTTCAACTTTTAATGATAGTGACTTTATAGACAAGCCTTTTTTGGAATTAATAGAAAAAGAAAAGATCGATGAATTATTTCCAGATTAA
- a CDS encoding regulatory protein RecX, translating to MRTKKELIDKLKLIGYDDSIINNVLEKLIQQRYIDDEYYTELYIKEKKERLYSKYRIYNELYRKGIDPSIIASKLDKLYEDEIDTIKKLIIKKRISTNDKLKIKNYLFRKGFMIEDINKALLDEEVN from the coding sequence ATGAGAACCAAAAAGGAGCTTATTGATAAATTAAAATTAATAGGTTACGATGATTCTATAATCAATAATGTTTTAGAAAAATTGATTCAACAGCGTTACATAGATGATGAGTATTATACAGAGTTATATATAAAAGAAAAAAAGGAACGGCTTTACAGCAAATATAGAATATACAATGAACTTTATAGAAAAGGAATTGATCCTTCTATAATTGCATCTAAACTTGATAAATTATATGAAGATGAAATAGATACGATTAAAAAATTGATTATCAAAAAACGTATTTCCACAAATGACAAATTGAAAATCAAAAATTATTTATTCAGAAAGGGATTCATGATCGAAGACATAAATAAAGCCCTCTTAGATGAGGAGGTTAATTAA
- the pgsA gene encoding CDP-diacylglycerol--glycerol-3-phosphate 3-phosphatidyltransferase: protein MNIANKITIARLVLVPFFIIVMLSGIKYGNIISAVLFAIASLTDKLDGYIARKYNQITNLGKFMDPLVDKIMVSSALIVLIQLGRIQSWIVIIILSREFIITGLRAIGADKGVVIAASNLGKYKTTFQIIAIISLMLNNYPFEYIFFPFSTVAIYLALFLTVYSGIDYIIKCRNIILE from the coding sequence GTGAACATAGCAAATAAAATTACTATAGCAAGACTGGTGTTGGTTCCTTTTTTTATAATTGTTATGCTATCTGGTATTAAATACGGCAACATAATATCAGCAGTTTTATTTGCGATTGCTTCCTTAACGGACAAACTAGATGGATATATAGCAAGAAAGTACAATCAAATAACTAATCTAGGTAAGTTTATGGATCCCCTTGTCGATAAAATTATGGTTTCTTCGGCTTTAATTGTTTTAATTCAGCTTGGTCGTATTCAAAGTTGGATTGTGATAATTATTTTATCTAGAGAGTTTATAATAACAGGATTAAGAGCAATAGGTGCCGATAAAGGCGTGGTAATTGCAGCTAGTAACCTTGGAAAATACAAGACTACATTTCAAATAATAGCAATTATTTCTCTAATGTTAAATAATTACCCATTTGAATATATCTTTTTTCCGTTTTCTACTGTAGCAATATATCTTGCATTATTTTTGACAGTATATTCGGGCATAGATTATATCATAAAATGTAGAAACATAATATTGGAATAA